Sequence from the Microbacterium dextranolyticum genome:
CCTGGAACCCGGCTGATATCCCCGACATGGCCCTCGCGCCATGTCATGCCCTGTTCCAGTTCTACGTCGCCGACGGCAAGCTCTCGTGCCAGCTGTACCAGCGCAGCGCCGACATGTTCCTCGGGGTGCCGTTCAACATCGCCTCGTACGCCCTGCTGACCCTCATGGTCGCGCAGCAGACCGGTCTCGAGCCCGGCGACTTCGTGTGGACCGGCGGCGACTGCCACGTGTACGACAACCACGTCGAACAGGTGCGTGAGCAGCTCTCCCGCGAGCCCTATCCGTACCCGCGCCTGTCGTTCGCGCGGAAGCCGGACTCGATCTTCGACTACACCTACGAGGACATCGTGCTCGAGGACTATCAGCACCACCCGGCGATCCGCGCCGCGGTCGCGGTGTGAGCACCTCGCCCTCGTCGCCGGCGCCGGACGTCGTCGGCTCTCCCCGCCTCGGGCTCATCTGGGCCCAAGCACGTGGCGGCGTCATCGGCAAGGACGGCGGCATGCCCTGGAGCGTCCCGGAGGACCTCGCCCACTTCCGCGCCGCCACCACGGGGAGCCCGATCATCATGGGCCGACGGACCTGGGAATCGTTCCCGCCGCGGTTCCGGCCGCTCCCCGACCGGCGGAACATCGTCGTCACCCGCAGCTCCGAGTGGGCCGCGGAGGGTGCCGAGCGTGCCGGTTCCCTGGACGAGGCGCTCGGCTTCGCGGCATCGGCCCCTGACGCCGCGACGGTCTGGGTGATCGGCGGGGCGGGCCTGTTCGCCGAGGCGATCGGACGAGCCGACATCCTGGAGGTCACCGAGCTCGACCTCGAGGTGGACGGCGACACCTTCGCCCCCGTACGAGAGGGATGGGCCGTCGCCGGCATCGAGCCGGCTGACGGATGGTCGGTCTCACGGACGGGCGTTCCGTACCGTTTCCTGACGTTCCTGCGCCCCTGACCCTCGGGTTTCGGGTCTCGGGTCGTGACCTTTGCGTGTCGGGGCCGCGCGCACTGAGCCCCGAGCCCCGAGCCATCTGTGCGGCGCCGGCTCCCTCACCCCCCCGCGCGACGCCGTCCTGCCCACCACACTGCAGGAACGGCTGTGACTGTTGTGGCGGATGTGGCTTCCGGGTTGCGCGGACGGGGGCGGCTCCTGCGGATCGGGTGGCTCGGCGCGAAAGGACGGCGCCATCCGCACGAGGCTTGCCGCTGCATCGACCATCATGACGACGGGCGCACCCGCTTCGGCGTCGTGCCCGTCGCGCAGGCGCTCGTGCAGGCGGCTCGATGTGTCGAAAGGGAAGCCTTCTTCGTCGCCTACGAGTCGGCGTGGCGGCTCGGTCTGCTCTCGGCCGCCGACCGGGTCGAGATTCGCGCGCACCTGCCTGCGCGCCTGGCTCGGCTCGTGGTCATCGCCCGACCCGACGCCGATTCGGGACTCGAGTCGCTGCTGCGCCTGCGACTGATGGATCGGGGCATCCATCAGGACTGCCAGGTGTGGATCCCCGGTGTCGGGCGCGTCGACTTCGTGATCGGGGGCCGCGTGACCCTCGAAGTCGATGGCAGGCTCAACCACGACGGCCCGTCGCTGCGCCACAAGGACCTGTTGCGCGACGCGCACGCCGCGGCCTCGGGCTACGAGACGCTTCGCTTCGACTACGCGATGGTGGTGCACCAGTGGCCGCTCGTCGAGGCCGCCATTCTCTGCCGATGGGGAGCCGTCACCCCCACACCGCAGGAGCGCGTGTGACGGATGGGGCTGGCTGCCCCCGAAAGTCCGGCTTCGGCGCACGTGCTCCTGCGGTTCGCGTTCCCCGCACGACGGATGCGGGGCGGATCGCCGGTCGCCGCCCGACTCGGCGCGATTCGCGCAGATGGACGCGTTCGCGCGCCACCCGAGCCGGTAGCCTGGGTGTCATGACGCACTCGGGCAACCCCTTCGGACAGGTCCTCGTCGCGCTGGTCACTCCGATGACCGCCGAGGGAGAGGTGGACTGGCCCGCCGTCGAGAAGCACATGGACGACGTCATCACCGCGGGCGCCGACGGCATCGTCGTCACCGGCACGACGGGCGAGACCTCCACGCTCACCGACCCCGAGAAGCTCCGCCTCGTCGAGATCGGAAAGTCGGTCTCCGCCGGTCGGGCGAAGATCATCACCGGCGGCGGCTCGAACGAGACCGCCCACGCGATCGAGCTCTACAAGGCCAGCGAGAAGGCCGGCGCCGACGGCATCATGATCGTCACGCCGTACTACAACAAGCCGACCCAGGCGGGCATCCTGACGCACTTCCGTCTGGTCGCGGATGCCACAGACCTGCCGGTCATCCTCTACGACATCCCCGGGCGCACCGGCGTCCCGATCAAGTACGAGACGATCCTGCGCCTCGCGAAGCACCCCAACATCCTCGCGGTGAAAGATGCCAAGGGCGACTTCTCCGAGGTCAGCCGTGTGCTGAACCAGACGGATCTGCTGTATTTCTCGGGCGACGACGCGAACGCCCTGCCGCACATGGCGATCGGCGCCGCCGGTCTCATCGGGGTCACGGCGAACATCACCGCCACCCCGTACCGCGTCATGGTGGATGCCGTGAACCGCGGCGACCTCGCGTCGGCAACCGCCGCCCACAAGAGCCTCGAGCCGCTGGTGCGGGCCGTCATGACCCACGTTCCGGGCACCGTGAGCGCGAAGTACATCCTGCACGGCCTGGGCCGTATCTCCAGTCCCCGCGTCCGTCTGCCGCTCGTCGGCCCGGAGGAGTGGGAAGCTGCCCTCATCGAGGACGAGCTGGCCCTCGTCCATGGCGTCGACGGCGCCGACTTCTCGAACTTCCGCCCCGACCGCAACGCGGCCGCCGGTGGAGCGCTCCCCAAGGTGCACGGCACGACCCGCTGACACCGCACGACATCCGATCGCGGGTGCCCGAGGCATCCGAAGGAGGCATCCTATGCCCACGAACGTCTACGACCCGCCCGCCCTCGAACCGGGCACCCTGCGCGTCATCCCGCTCGGCGGTCTCGCCGAGATCGGCCGCAACATGACGGTCTTCGAGTACGACGGCAAGCTGCTCATCGTCGACTGCGGCGTGCTGTTCCCCGAGGAGCACCAGCCGGGCGTCGACCTGATCCTGCCCGACTTCGAGCCGATCAAGGGGCGACTGGACGACGTCGTGGGCGTCGTGCTCACGCACGGCCACGAGGACCACATCGGCGCGGTGCCCTACCTCCTGCGCCTAAAGAACGACATCCCCCTCATCGGCTCCCAGCTGACCCTTGCGCTCGTCGAGGCGAAGCTCAAGGAGCACCGCATCCGCCCCTACACCCTGACGGTCAAGGAGGGGCAGGAGGAGGAAGTCGGACCCTTCGACCTCGAGTTCGTCGCCGTCAACCACTCCATCCCCGACGCGCTCGCCGTCGCGATCCACACGGATGCCGGCACGGTGCTCGCCACCGGTGACTTCAAGATGGACCAGCTGCCGCTCGACGGACGGATCACCGACCTGCGCGCGTTCGCGAGTCTCGGCGAGGACGGCGTGGACCTGTTCCTGGTGGACTCGACCAACGCGGACGTGCCGGGCTTCACGCCGCTCGAGCGCGAGATCGGGCCGGTTCTGGATCAGGTCATCGCGAAGTCGCAGCGGCGCGTGATCGTCGCGAGCTTCTCGAGCCACGTGCACCGCGTGCAGCAGGTCATCGACGCCGCCGTCGCCAACGGTCGCCGCGTCGCGTTCCTCGGGCGGTCGATGGTGCGCAACATGGGCATCGCCGCCGATCTCGGCTACCTCTCGGTGCCGGAGAACGTGCTGATCGACTATAAGAAGGCGCAGGACCTGCCGGACGACAAGATCGTCTACATGTCCACGGGGTCGCAGGGCGAGCCGATGGCCGTGCTCTCGCGCATGGCGAACCTCGACCACGCGATCGAGCCCGGTGCCGGCGACACCGTCATCCTGGCATCCAGCCTCATCCCGGGGAACGAGAACGC
This genomic interval carries:
- a CDS encoding ribonuclease J, with the translated sequence MPTNVYDPPALEPGTLRVIPLGGLAEIGRNMTVFEYDGKLLIVDCGVLFPEEHQPGVDLILPDFEPIKGRLDDVVGVVLTHGHEDHIGAVPYLLRLKNDIPLIGSQLTLALVEAKLKEHRIRPYTLTVKEGQEEEVGPFDLEFVAVNHSIPDALAVAIHTDAGTVLATGDFKMDQLPLDGRITDLRAFASLGEDGVDLFLVDSTNADVPGFTPLEREIGPVLDQVIAKSQRRVIVASFSSHVHRVQQVIDAAVANGRRVAFLGRSMVRNMGIAADLGYLSVPENVLIDYKKAQDLPDDKIVYMSTGSQGEPMAVLSRMANLDHAIEPGAGDTVILASSLIPGNENAVYRVIDGLTKLGATVVHKGNAKVHVSGHAAAGELLYCYNILKPRNVIPVHGEYRHLIANAKLAQDTGIPAENTIIAENGTVVDLRDGVAQVVGQLDLGLVYVDGSTVGEITDADLKDRRILGEEGFISVIVVVDSATGRIITGPEVHARGFAEDDSVFDDVKPKIAAALTEAAKSGVRDTHALSQVVRRTIGRWVNQRLRRRPMIVPLVIEA
- a CDS encoding endonuclease domain-containing protein; the encoded protein is MTVVADVASGLRGRGRLLRIGWLGAKGRRHPHEACRCIDHHDDGRTRFGVVPVAQALVQAARCVEREAFFVAYESAWRLGLLSAADRVEIRAHLPARLARLVVIARPDADSGLESLLRLRLMDRGIHQDCQVWIPGVGRVDFVIGGRVTLEVDGRLNHDGPSLRHKDLLRDAHAAASGYETLRFDYAMVVHQWPLVEAAILCRWGAVTPTPQERV
- the dapA gene encoding 4-hydroxy-tetrahydrodipicolinate synthase; this translates as MTHSGNPFGQVLVALVTPMTAEGEVDWPAVEKHMDDVITAGADGIVVTGTTGETSTLTDPEKLRLVEIGKSVSAGRAKIITGGGSNETAHAIELYKASEKAGADGIMIVTPYYNKPTQAGILTHFRLVADATDLPVILYDIPGRTGVPIKYETILRLAKHPNILAVKDAKGDFSEVSRVLNQTDLLYFSGDDANALPHMAIGAAGLIGVTANITATPYRVMVDAVNRGDLASATAAHKSLEPLVRAVMTHVPGTVSAKYILHGLGRISSPRVRLPLVGPEEWEAALIEDELALVHGVDGADFSNFRPDRNAAAGGALPKVHGTTR
- a CDS encoding dihydrofolate reductase; this translates as MSTSPSSPAPDVVGSPRLGLIWAQARGGVIGKDGGMPWSVPEDLAHFRAATTGSPIIMGRRTWESFPPRFRPLPDRRNIVVTRSSEWAAEGAERAGSLDEALGFAASAPDAATVWVIGGAGLFAEAIGRADILEVTELDLEVDGDTFAPVREGWAVAGIEPADGWSVSRTGVPYRFLTFLRP